From the Lampris incognitus isolate fLamInc1 chromosome 10, fLamInc1.hap2, whole genome shotgun sequence genome, one window contains:
- the junbb gene encoding junB proto-oncogene, AP-1 transcription factor subunit b, translating into MSTKMEQPFYHDDTFLSPYGHSDAAMHDYKLLKQNMNLNLTEPYRNLKSQLRAETDLYQGAHQDVGSLKLASPELERLIIQNSNGVITTPTPGQYFYNRGITDEQEGFAEGFVKALDELHKINQMPPPNVSIGAGGVTTCSAAASSVFGSSLQPEPPIYTTLNAYCPNTNLSSASSYPTATISYLPPHQQNHHQQNAQHPFQHSLPAGGLHPQRLVALKEEPQTVPDLLSSDGSPPMSPIDMENQERIKAERKRLRNRLAATKCRRRKLERIARLEEKVKVLKTDNAGLSNTASVLRDQVAQLKQKVLTHVSSGCQLMLTSKMEAF; encoded by the coding sequence ATGTCTACAAAGATGGAGCAACCTTTTTATCATGACGACACGTTTCTGTCGCCTTACGGCCACTCAGATGCAGCAATGCACGACTACAAACTGCTAAAGCAGAATATGAATTTGAACTTGACAGAGCCCTATCGCAACCTGAAATCCCAGCTGAGAGCCGAGACAGACCTTTACCAAGGGGCGCACCAAGACGTGGGTTCGCTGAAGCTCGCATCCCCCGAGCTTGAGAGGCTCATCATTCAGAATAGTAACGGTGTGATCACCACTCCCACCCCGGGCCAGTACTTCTACAACAGAGGCATCACCGATGAGCAGGAGGGCTTCGCCGAGGGGTTCGTAAAAGCTCTGGACGAGCTGCACAAGATCAACCAGATGCCCCCTCCCAATGTGTCCATCGGAGCCGGCGGAGTTACGACGTGCTCGGCGGCGGCCTCTAGTGTCTTCGGCTCCTCCCTGCAGCCCGAACCTCCCATTTACACTACACTGAACGCCTACTGCCCCAACACGAACCTCTCATCCGCATCCAGCTACCCCACCGCCACCATCAGCTATTTGCCGCCGCACCAGCAAAACCACCATCAACAGAACGCACAGCATCCGTTTCAGCATAGTCTCCCTGCGGGTGGTCTTCATCCACAGAGGCTGGTCGCTCTGAAAGAAGAGCCTCAAACCGTTCCGGATCTCCTCAGCAGCGACGGCTCCCCTCCAATGTCCCCGATCGACATGGAGAACCAGGAGAGAATAAAGGCCGAGCGGAAGAGGCTGAGGAACCGACTTGCAGCCACCAAGTGCCGGCGGCGCAAGCTGGAGCGCATCGCTCGGTTGGAGGAGAAGGTGAAAGTGTTGAAGACCGACAACGCGGGCCTGTCCAACACGGCGTCAGTGCTACGGGATCAAGTTGCCCAACTCAAACAGAAAGTCCTGACACATGTCAGCAGCGGCTGTCAACTGATGCTCACAAGCAAGATGGAGGCATTCTAG